A single genomic interval of Candidatus Acidiferrales bacterium harbors:
- a CDS encoding TonB-dependent receptor, translating to MRKLLGLSLFIFSFCAAFALAQSPGTISGQVLDASGAALRAATVTITNLTSGTVTHATTGADGRFVASNLSADRYLVTVEKSGFQSFNQVVSLSADQPLSVNAKLQVETLGQSVVVRGTVMPGARPMPTREEVALSDESTRVLDRKQLDAAGPVAGGAQMISYTPGANVIGYGNTGATKYTIQLNGIHQGWAGENTGFTAPGSLGITFDGVPVTDVATGLWQSATLPQNLLMQDVAVTYGPGSPDDRFYDNIGGQVEFTPIQPTVGMHMSVQASYGSFNQKNIAFVGNTGDFHGWSTVVGGGVGNGDSFRSAPDGFVNHAQDGAIFVKTIRMFSAGSFELGSYYAKAGGYRPQVIPLTDQGIIESGNGVHYSETTSGFYSTLPFDDYNKYDTNEIWNLYGRENLQLNPTTTLTNMTWYMHIRRFHRRLADQFAPAGQVDEWNNPYSDAFGDQVAISKVLPMNTVTAGAYYIHELYNAHNNFFDPALGGDGATATVNIGGKFRSGYFDQDDASVYVMDDFHPIAKLHITPGLRFVGFRTGYSDQAARDFNFAPGVVMSTHCAYYPANADPYLNLFGPPNATNQGSICGGHQGKGGVEPSVSAGYIATPWLTFYGGYSTEYHSPSLGGGGGQFQAVDPNYYLLAKGAYSQGGAKIHFQDAPALKNFIFGADYYHLDYTNQEIDFETAGLVEISAGGDSTYHGMNAYFDDDPLQNLHIFANFTTETSHFTTYVTGAPNTAACQQLIQSTPTGSAPPCAIYNNLPVAYVPNSTLNAGVYYGIMHNDRLIVEPRLWFDRMGSQHLFDNCGFIANVGCSQPGPSNTTMPSYTTTNVSFTGSPMKFVNLSISFQNIFNRKFNEYEYISSGGYFGTAANGGLTGANYILAYPGEPLSTYGTISFQF from the coding sequence GTGCGCAAGCTACTAGGCTTATCCCTTTTCATTTTCTCTTTTTGCGCTGCCTTCGCTCTGGCTCAAAGCCCTGGCACAATTAGTGGCCAGGTATTGGATGCATCCGGCGCGGCGCTTCGCGCGGCGACGGTCACAATCACCAACCTCACTTCCGGCACGGTCACGCACGCCACCACCGGAGCCGACGGCCGCTTTGTCGCCAGCAACCTTTCTGCGGATCGATACCTGGTCACAGTCGAAAAATCCGGATTCCAGTCCTTCAATCAAGTGGTCTCTTTGTCCGCGGACCAACCGCTCAGTGTCAATGCCAAGTTGCAGGTCGAGACTTTGGGTCAGTCCGTCGTCGTCCGTGGCACCGTCATGCCCGGTGCCAGACCCATGCCCACTCGCGAAGAGGTCGCACTCTCCGACGAATCCACTCGTGTGTTGGACCGTAAGCAATTGGACGCAGCTGGACCTGTGGCCGGCGGCGCGCAAATGATTTCCTACACTCCCGGCGCCAATGTGATCGGCTACGGAAATACAGGCGCCACGAAATATACGATTCAGCTCAATGGAATTCATCAGGGTTGGGCCGGCGAAAACACTGGCTTTACGGCGCCTGGCTCTCTCGGGATCACATTCGACGGCGTCCCTGTCACCGACGTCGCCACCGGCCTCTGGCAGTCCGCCACTTTGCCGCAAAATCTTCTCATGCAGGACGTGGCCGTTACTTATGGCCCAGGATCTCCGGACGACCGTTTCTACGACAATATCGGCGGACAGGTTGAGTTCACGCCAATTCAACCCACCGTAGGCATGCACATGAGCGTGCAGGCCAGCTACGGCAGCTTCAATCAAAAGAACATTGCGTTCGTCGGGAACACCGGCGACTTCCACGGCTGGTCTACGGTCGTTGGAGGCGGCGTCGGCAATGGCGACAGTTTCCGCTCCGCGCCCGACGGATTTGTGAACCACGCCCAAGATGGCGCCATCTTCGTGAAAACCATCCGCATGTTTTCAGCAGGAAGTTTTGAGCTCGGCAGCTATTACGCCAAAGCTGGTGGCTACCGTCCCCAGGTGATTCCTCTGACCGATCAGGGCATCATCGAGAGCGGAAACGGAGTCCACTACAGCGAGACCACGAGCGGCTTCTATAGCACCCTCCCCTTCGACGATTACAACAAATACGACACAAACGAGATCTGGAATCTTTATGGTCGCGAGAATCTACAGCTAAATCCCACAACAACGCTTACGAATATGACTTGGTATATGCACATTCGTCGCTTCCACCGGCGGCTCGCCGATCAGTTCGCTCCCGCGGGCCAAGTAGATGAGTGGAACAACCCCTATAGCGACGCTTTCGGCGACCAGGTCGCTATCTCCAAGGTGTTGCCTATGAACACGGTCACAGCCGGCGCTTACTACATCCACGAACTCTATAATGCCCACAATAATTTCTTTGACCCGGCTCTGGGCGGAGACGGTGCCACAGCGACCGTAAACATCGGCGGAAAATTCCGTTCCGGCTATTTCGACCAGGACGACGCCTCTGTCTATGTCATGGATGATTTTCATCCCATCGCCAAGCTTCACATCACTCCTGGCCTCAGGTTCGTTGGCTTCCGCACCGGCTACTCCGACCAGGCCGCGCGCGACTTCAATTTCGCGCCCGGCGTCGTGATGAGCACGCATTGCGCGTACTATCCTGCCAACGCTGACCCTTACCTCAACCTCTTCGGCCCGCCGAACGCCACCAATCAAGGCTCGATCTGCGGTGGCCACCAGGGGAAGGGTGGCGTCGAGCCTTCCGTCAGCGCGGGCTATATCGCCACGCCTTGGCTGACTTTTTACGGTGGCTATTCGACGGAATATCACTCGCCTTCTCTTGGCGGTGGCGGCGGTCAGTTCCAGGCCGTTGATCCTAATTATTACCTTCTTGCCAAAGGCGCCTACAGCCAGGGCGGAGCCAAAATTCATTTCCAGGACGCGCCTGCGCTCAAGAATTTCATCTTTGGCGCCGATTACTACCACCTCGACTACACCAATCAGGAAATCGATTTCGAAACTGCCGGCCTTGTTGAAATCTCCGCTGGCGGCGATTCAACCTATCATGGGATGAACGCCTACTTCGACGATGACCCGTTGCAAAACCTGCATATATTCGCCAATTTCACCACCGAGACGTCGCATTTCACCACCTACGTAACCGGCGCGCCCAATACCGCAGCCTGCCAGCAGCTGATTCAGAGTACGCCAACAGGGTCCGCCCCGCCGTGCGCGATCTACAACAATCTTCCCGTCGCTTACGTCCCTAACTCAACCCTCAACGCTGGCGTGTACTACGGAATCATGCACAACGACCGTCTCATCGTCGAGCCCCGGCTCTGGTTCGACAGAATGGGTTCCCAACACCTCTTCGACAATTGCGGCTTCATCGCCAACGTTGGCTGCAGCCAGCCGGGGCCAAGCAACACCACCATGCCGTCTTACACCACTACAAACGTCTCTTTCACGGGCTCGCCCATGAAGTTCGTGAATCTGAGCATTTCCTTCCAGAATATTTTCAACAGGAAATTTAACGAATATGAGTACATCTCCAGCGGCGGCTATTTCGGCACGGCTGCAAACGGCGGATTGACGGGAGCGAATTACATCCTCGCTTATCCCGGCGAGCCGCTTTCGACTTATGGCACCATAAGTTTTCAGTTCTGA
- the groL gene encoding chaperonin GroEL (60 kDa chaperone family; promotes refolding of misfolded polypeptides especially under stressful conditions; forms two stacked rings of heptamers to form a barrel-shaped 14mer; ends can be capped by GroES; misfolded proteins enter the barrel where they are refolded when GroES binds), with the protein MAKQIVTGENSRQSILRGVNVLADAVKITLGPKGRNAVIEKKFGSPVITKDGVTVAKEIDLPDGLENMGAQMVREVASKTSDVAGDGTTTATVLAQAIFREGVKTVAAGASPMALKRGIEKAVEAAVEEIKKLHKDVKGDMIAQVGTISANNDKQIGNIIAEAMKKVGKDGVITVEESKTMETTLEVVEGMQFDRGYLSPYFVTDPERMECALEDVRILIHEKKISSMKDLLPLLEQIAKMGKPLLIIAEDIEGEALATLVVNKLRGTLQCAAVKAPGFGDRRKAMLEDIATLTGGRAITEDLGIKLENVKVEDLGRAKKITIDKDNTTIVEGAGKPSEIEGRVKQIRTQVDNTTSDYDKEKLQERLAKLVGGVAVIKAGAATEIELKEKKARIEDAMHATRAAVEEGIVPGGGTALLRCIPAIEKLKVAGDEEIGVNIVKRALEEPARQIAHNAGEEGAVIVGKVRESENDNFGFNADTGEYGDMVKAGVIDPAKVTRLALQNAASIAALMLTTEALVADIKEEEKKAAGAGAPGAGGMGGMY; encoded by the coding sequence ATGGCAAAGCAAATTGTGACTGGTGAGAATTCGCGCCAGTCGATTCTGCGTGGCGTTAACGTTCTCGCTGACGCCGTGAAGATCACGCTCGGCCCCAAGGGGCGCAATGCCGTGATCGAAAAGAAGTTCGGTTCACCGGTCATCACCAAGGACGGCGTCACCGTTGCGAAGGAAATTGATCTTCCCGACGGGCTTGAAAACATGGGTGCGCAGATGGTCCGCGAAGTTGCTTCCAAGACTTCCGACGTGGCCGGCGACGGCACGACCACTGCCACGGTTCTCGCGCAGGCTATCTTCCGCGAAGGCGTGAAGACGGTCGCTGCGGGCGCCAGCCCTATGGCTCTCAAGCGCGGCATCGAGAAGGCCGTCGAAGCCGCCGTTGAGGAAATCAAGAAGCTTCACAAGGACGTCAAGGGCGACATGATCGCTCAGGTTGGCACCATCAGCGCCAACAACGACAAGCAAATCGGCAACATCATTGCCGAGGCCATGAAGAAGGTCGGCAAGGATGGCGTGATTACCGTCGAGGAATCCAAGACGATGGAAACCACGCTTGAGGTCGTCGAGGGCATGCAGTTTGATCGCGGCTACCTCTCGCCTTATTTCGTCACGGACCCGGAGCGCATGGAATGCGCCCTCGAAGATGTCCGCATCCTGATTCACGAAAAGAAGATCAGTTCCATGAAGGACTTGCTTCCCCTTCTCGAGCAGATCGCCAAGATGGGCAAGCCGTTGCTGATCATCGCCGAAGACATCGAAGGCGAAGCTCTCGCAACGCTCGTTGTCAATAAGCTTCGTGGCACCTTGCAGTGCGCCGCCGTCAAGGCCCCCGGCTTTGGCGACCGCCGCAAGGCTATGCTCGAAGATATCGCCACGCTCACCGGCGGGCGCGCCATCACCGAAGACCTCGGCATCAAGCTCGAAAACGTGAAGGTCGAAGATCTCGGTCGCGCCAAGAAGATCACCATCGACAAGGACAATACGACCATCGTCGAGGGTGCCGGCAAGCCCAGCGAGATCGAGGGCCGCGTGAAGCAGATTCGCACTCAGGTCGACAACACCACATCCGACTACGACAAAGAGAAGCTTCAGGAACGCCTCGCCAAGCTCGTTGGCGGCGTTGCGGTCATCAAGGCAGGCGCGGCCACCGAAATCGAGCTGAAGGAAAAGAAGGCTCGCATCGAGGATGCCATGCACGCCACGCGCGCTGCGGTTGAGGAAGGCATCGTTCCGGGCGGCGGCACGGCTCTGCTGCGCTGCATTCCGGCGATCGAGAAGCTCAAGGTGGCGGGCGACGAGGAAATCGGCGTCAACATCGTCAAGCGCGCTCTCGAAGAGCCCGCCCGTCAGATCGCGCACAATGCCGGTGAAGAAGGCGCAGTCATCGTCGGTAAGGTTCGCGAAAGCGAAAACGACAACTTCGGCTTCAATGCCGACACCGGCGAATACGGCGACATGGTCAAGGCTGGCGTCATTGATCCGGCCAAGGTCACCCGCCTCGCTCTCCAGAACGCCGCTTCCATCGCGGCCTTGATGCTCACCACGGAAGCTCTCGTGGCCGACATCAAGGAAGAAGAGAAGAAAGCTGCTGGTGCTGGCGCTCCCGGCGCGGGCGGCATGGGCGGCATGTACTGA
- a CDS encoding co-chaperone GroES — protein sequence MNITPLHDRVIVKRLEEKETVKGGIIIPDSAKEKPQEGEVVAVGSGRREKGELIPLDVKVGDRILFGKYSGNEIKIDDQEYLILKEDEILAKIGGAAKAASGKR from the coding sequence GTGAACATCACCCCGCTCCACGACCGTGTGATCGTGAAGCGGCTCGAAGAGAAGGAAACTGTCAAGGGAGGCATCATCATCCCCGACAGTGCAAAAGAGAAACCCCAGGAAGGCGAAGTTGTTGCCGTTGGCTCCGGCAGGCGCGAGAAGGGCGAGCTGATTCCTCTCGATGTGAAAGTCGGCGACCGCATTCTTTTCGGCAAGTATAGCGGCAACGAAATCAAGATCGACGACCAGGAGTATCTCATCCTGAAGGAAGACGAAATTCTGGCAAAAATCGGTGGCGCGGCAAAGGCTGCCTCTGGCAAAAGATAA